A portion of the Segatella copri DSM 18205 genome contains these proteins:
- the pheT gene encoding phenylalanine--tRNA ligase subunit beta — MNVSYKWLKEYVDFDLTPQETADALTSCGLEVDALEEVQSVKGGLKGLYVGKVLTCEEHPNSDHLHVTTVDLGKGEPQQIVCGAPNVAAGQKVIVADLGCVLYDGDQSFTIKKSKLRGVESLGMICAEDEIGVGTSHDGIIVLPEDAPVGQPAAEYYHLESDWLIEIDITANRADALGHWGVARDLYAWLKQNGYKTSLHRPSCDEFVVDNEDLPIDVEIQNTEACKRYACVSITGCEVKESPKWLQDKLNIIGLRPINNIVDITNYIMMAYGQPLHCFDADMVTGHKIVVRTQPEGTKFVTLDGEEHTLGEHDLSICNAEEPMCIAGIFGGKGSGTYETTKDVVLESAYFHPTWIRKSARRHGLSTDASYRFERGVDPNGQIYALKQAAILCKQLAGGKISMQIKDVYPEPMQDFPVRLNYEYAHRLIGKEIGAETIKNIATSLEMKIVKEDAEGIDLLVPAYRVDVQRPCDVVEDILRIYGYNNVEIPTQLKSSLTVQGDEDKAYHSQNLVAEQLVGEGFMEILNNSLSKASYYTDFDLNKYPNETTVKVMNPLSADLGVMRQTMLFGGLESVVRNINHKSQNLKFFEVGNTYIYNKEKWSEESPIKAYSQEAHMSLFITGKRVEGSWAHADEQSSIYELKAVVENVLRRVGMPQNNVVIKHSDNNIFSKGVSYETRAGKVLVELGILSLKLKKAFDIEQDVFYADIHWDNLMKAVKKVNLTYTDISKYPSVSRDLALLVDKNVEFAQIEQIAHQTEKKLLKSVVLFDVYEGEHLPEGKKSYAVNFILQDEEKTLNDKQIDAIMKKLIANLTGKLNAELR; from the coding sequence ATGAACGTTTCATACAAATGGCTTAAAGAATACGTTGATTTCGATTTGACACCACAGGAGACTGCGGACGCGTTGACCTCTTGCGGACTCGAAGTTGACGCTTTGGAAGAAGTTCAGTCTGTCAAGGGCGGACTGAAAGGTCTCTATGTGGGTAAAGTATTGACATGCGAGGAGCATCCTAACAGTGATCACCTCCATGTTACAACCGTTGACTTGGGCAAGGGCGAACCTCAGCAGATTGTCTGTGGTGCTCCTAACGTTGCTGCAGGTCAGAAGGTTATCGTGGCTGATTTGGGCTGCGTGCTTTACGATGGCGACCAGAGTTTTACCATCAAGAAGAGCAAACTCCGCGGTGTAGAGAGTTTGGGTATGATCTGTGCTGAGGATGAGATTGGTGTAGGTACCTCTCACGACGGCATCATCGTACTCCCAGAAGATGCTCCGGTAGGTCAGCCTGCTGCTGAGTATTATCATCTGGAGAGCGACTGGCTCATCGAGATTGATATCACAGCCAACCGTGCTGATGCGCTCGGTCACTGGGGTGTAGCCCGCGACCTGTATGCCTGGTTGAAGCAGAATGGCTACAAGACAAGCTTGCATCGCCCATCTTGCGATGAGTTTGTGGTAGACAACGAGGATCTTCCTATCGATGTTGAAATCCAGAATACTGAGGCTTGCAAGCGTTATGCCTGTGTAAGCATCACCGGTTGTGAGGTGAAGGAAAGTCCTAAGTGGTTGCAGGATAAGCTGAACATCATCGGCTTGCGCCCTATCAACAATATCGTGGATATTACCAACTACATCATGATGGCATACGGCCAGCCATTGCACTGCTTCGATGCAGACATGGTTACCGGTCATAAGATTGTAGTTCGTACCCAGCCAGAGGGCACCAAGTTTGTTACTCTCGATGGCGAGGAGCATACCTTGGGTGAGCACGACCTGAGCATCTGCAATGCTGAGGAGCCTATGTGTATCGCCGGTATCTTCGGCGGTAAGGGGTCTGGTACTTATGAGACAACCAAGGATGTAGTCTTGGAGAGTGCTTACTTCCATCCTACATGGATCCGCAAGAGCGCTCGCCGTCATGGTTTGAGCACAGATGCCAGCTACCGTTTTGAGCGTGGTGTAGATCCAAACGGACAGATTTATGCATTGAAGCAGGCAGCCATCCTCTGCAAGCAGTTGGCTGGCGGCAAGATTTCCATGCAGATCAAGGATGTATATCCAGAGCCAATGCAGGATTTCCCTGTTCGCCTGAACTATGAGTATGCGCATCGCCTTATCGGTAAGGAGATTGGTGCTGAAACCATCAAGAACATTGCTACATCTCTCGAGATGAAGATTGTGAAGGAGGATGCTGAGGGTATCGACCTCCTGGTTCCTGCTTATCGTGTAGACGTTCAGCGTCCTTGCGACGTGGTAGAGGATATTCTCCGTATCTACGGATATAATAATGTGGAGATTCCAACCCAGTTGAAGAGCTCCCTGACTGTTCAGGGCGATGAGGACAAGGCTTATCACAGCCAGAACCTCGTGGCTGAGCAGCTGGTAGGCGAGGGCTTCATGGAGATACTCAACAACTCTCTGAGCAAGGCTAGCTACTATACCGACTTCGACCTCAATAAGTATCCTAACGAGACAACCGTGAAGGTGATGAACCCATTGAGTGCTGATCTCGGTGTGATGCGCCAGACGATGCTGTTCGGTGGTTTGGAGAGTGTGGTTCGCAACATCAACCATAAGAGCCAGAACCTGAAGTTCTTCGAGGTGGGTAACACCTATATATATAATAAGGAGAAGTGGAGCGAGGAGAGTCCTATCAAGGCTTACTCTCAGGAGGCTCACATGTCACTCTTCATCACCGGTAAGCGCGTAGAGGGCAGTTGGGCTCATGCTGATGAGCAGAGCAGCATCTACGAGTTGAAGGCTGTGGTAGAGAATGTTCTCCGCCGTGTGGGTATGCCACAGAACAACGTGGTTATCAAGCACAGCGACAATAACATCTTCTCTAAGGGCGTAAGTTACGAGACCCGTGCCGGAAAGGTATTGGTAGAACTGGGTATCCTGAGCCTGAAGTTGAAGAAAGCATTCGATATCGAGCAGGATGTATTCTATGCTGATATCCACTGGGATAACCTGATGAAGGCAGTGAAGAAGGTGAACCTTACTTATACCGACATCAGCAAGTATCCTTCAGTTAGCCGCGACCTTGCATTGCTCGTAGACAAGAATGTAGAGTTCGCTCAGATTGAGCAGATTGCCCACCAGACAGAGAAGAAACTCCTGAAGAGCGTTGTTCTCTTTGATGTTTACGAGGGTGAGCATTTGCCAGAGGGCAAGAAGAGTTATGCCGTTAACTTCATCCTGCAAGATGAGGAGAAGACTCTGAATGACAAGCAGATAGATGCTATCATGAAAAAACTCATAGCCAACCTTACAGGCAAGCTCAATGCAGAATTGAGATAA